One window of the bacterium genome contains the following:
- a CDS encoding NAD(P)-dependent oxidoreductase produces MQKVLIIGAGEIGQAIAKILVKANKCTVDFWDSEPKKVPKQKNLRELVPNADVIFLAIPSKAVRAVLSDISDEVGRSVPVIVLAKGLEANTGKTMDQVLKEYLGRKRGMLLYGPMIAEEISAGKGTAAVLAAYSAGMAKKVIPLFRCHDLRLTFSTDMRGVALTGVLKNIYSVGLGITHGLELGSNFRGWYVAQACLEMSEIVPKLGGKKVTVYGQSGIGDLVATGFSNDSHNHQTGVSLVKDPASAMTSEGTKSIAQICKRLGKYSRYPLLNILHLVIVEKKSIVEYFPLAICACGTTDAKQLVCEIPRK; encoded by the coding sequence ATGCAAAAAGTTCTTATTATTGGCGCGGGAGAGATTGGACAGGCGATTGCGAAAATTCTCGTTAAAGCAAATAAGTGCACAGTCGATTTTTGGGATAGCGAGCCAAAGAAAGTGCCAAAACAAAAAAATCTTCGGGAATTGGTACCTAACGCGGACGTCATTTTTTTAGCCATTCCCTCAAAAGCGGTACGTGCCGTTTTGAGTGATATTTCCGACGAGGTGGGCAGAAGTGTTCCCGTGATTGTTTTGGCCAAGGGATTAGAAGCAAATACAGGCAAAACGATGGATCAAGTTCTCAAGGAGTATTTGGGGCGAAAAAGAGGAATGTTGTTATACGGTCCGATGATTGCGGAAGAAATAAGTGCGGGAAAAGGAACAGCGGCAGTTTTGGCGGCATATTCTGCCGGAATGGCTAAAAAAGTAATTCCCTTATTCCGTTGCCATGATTTACGACTTACTTTTTCTACCGACATGCGCGGGGTCGCACTAACGGGTGTTTTGAAAAATATTTATTCGGTTGGCTTGGGGATTACCCATGGTTTGGAACTGGGTAGTAATTTTCGCGGTTGGTATGTGGCGCAAGCTTGTTTGGAAATGAGTGAAATTGTGCCAAAATTGGGGGGAAAGAAGGTGACTGTTTACGGACAATCCGGTATTGGCGATTTAGTGGCGACCGGTTTTAGTAATGATTCTCACAATCATCAAACCGGCGTGAGCTTGGTGAAAGATCCTGCCTCCGCGATGACCAGCGAGGGGACGAAATCAATTGCCCAAATCTGTAAGCGTCTGGGAAAATATTCTCGTTATCCGTTGTTGAATATTTTGCACTTGGTAATTGTTGAAAAAAAATCGATTGTCGAATATTTTCCTTTGGCGATCTGCGCGTGTGGCACCACGGACGCTAAACAACTGGTTTGTGAAATCCCTCGAAAATAA
- a CDS encoding CYTH domain-containing protein: MIEIEKKFLLTPAQEKRLKKGAKFLGEKVFTDTYFDKHNYELTKNDIWLRMRDKQVELKMPLETEEKNEHLCNRYEEFTAEEEVRQMLNIPKGGEFLIDLKTAGYVPFVTITTRREKFKKEQFNIDIDACDFGYALAEVELLIDDVAGTKDAEKQIVSFASKHDLKLASVRGKVVEYLFRQSPVHYQILLEEGVVIE; this comes from the coding sequence ATGATTGAAATTGAAAAGAAGTTTTTGTTGACTCCTGCGCAGGAAAAACGCTTGAAGAAGGGTGCGAAATTTTTGGGCGAGAAAGTTTTTACTGACACCTATTTCGATAAACACAATTACGAACTTACTAAAAATGATATTTGGCTTCGAATGCGCGATAAACAGGTGGAATTGAAAATGCCGTTGGAAACGGAAGAAAAGAACGAACACTTGTGTAATCGTTATGAGGAGTTTACTGCGGAGGAAGAAGTGCGTCAGATGTTAAATATCCCCAAGGGTGGGGAATTTCTGATCGATTTAAAGACGGCGGGGTATGTTCCATTTGTTACTATTACTACACGGCGTGAAAAATTCAAAAAAGAACAATTTAATATTGACATTGATGCGTGCGATTTTGGTTACGCGCTGGCCGAGGTAGAGCTTTTGATTGATGATGTTGCGGGAACGAAAGACGCGGAAAAGCAAATCGTGAGTTTTGCGTCAAAGCACGACCTTAAGCTTGCTTCCGTTCGTGGCAAGGTGGTGGAGTATCTTTTTCGCCAATCCCCTGTTCACTATCAAATCTTGCTGGAAGAAGGCGTTGTCATTGAGTAG
- a CDS encoding copper-translocating P-type ATPase: MNHKTNTIIYTCPMHPQVLKDEPGRCPACGMELIPKNKPGGKSDHKMGDMKMPGESKKEDMSKMNHQDHESAMTNPQLAKKMEADMRRRFLISLILSIPIFLYSPVGINFFKLNLPTPIPVNWLLFILTTPIVFWAGSIFITGTYYSLKVRKLNMSVLISTGVLAAYIFSVVLTLLGGAETFYEAAALLVTFVLFGHWMEMKSRRGTSDSLRALFDLVPPQARVLRAGKEVMIQSAEIVEGDTVILKPGDKIPVDGEVTEGESSIDESLVTGESIPVTKKIGDKVIGGAINLTGAIKFKAVKVGSDTVLAQIIKMVETAQNSKAPGQRIADKAAAWLVVLAIGSGIATFFGWYFIAGATLMTALTFAVSAVVIACPDALGLATPTAVAVGTGIGAKHNILIKDAATLENTSKLTAIVLDKTGTLTEGKPQVTEIVARQGLAVEEMLSFAAVAEQNSNHPISAAIIEEAKKRKVEMNRKVENFNSIGGYGIAVTIDGRTVLAGTERLMEKNGVDVLSLKAEMDRLANGGNTISILALDGEIAGVIGVADKIKSTAKSAVTQLQKMGIDVVMITGDLEAVAKKVAVELNIQRYFAQVLPGDKAKHVKQLQGEGKFVAMVGDGINDAPALAQADIGIAIGAGTDVAIETANIVLMKSDPADIVSAIILSKATVTKMKQNLFWAAIYNILAIPVAAGVFYSSFGISLRPEVAALLMSASSIIVASNAVLLKRVEKKLGK; encoded by the coding sequence ATGAATCACAAAACAAACACGATAATTTATACATGTCCGATGCATCCGCAAGTTTTGAAGGACGAACCTGGTCGCTGTCCTGCTTGCGGAATGGAGTTGATTCCTAAAAATAAACCAGGCGGTAAAAGTGATCACAAGATGGGTGATATGAAGATGCCGGGTGAATCAAAAAAGGAAGATATGTCAAAGATGAATCATCAAGATCACGAATCGGCAATGACAAACCCGCAGTTGGCAAAAAAAATGGAGGCGGACATGCGCCGCCGTTTTTTGATATCACTAATTTTATCTATCCCGATATTTTTGTATTCACCGGTAGGGATTAATTTTTTTAAGCTTAATTTGCCAACCCCTATTCCGGTTAATTGGCTGTTGTTTATCCTTACAACGCCGATAGTTTTTTGGGCGGGATCAATTTTTATCACTGGAACATACTATTCCCTGAAAGTAAGGAAGCTAAACATGTCTGTCTTAATTTCGACTGGTGTTTTAGCTGCCTATATTTTTAGTGTCGTCTTAACACTGTTGGGCGGCGCGGAAACTTTTTATGAGGCCGCTGCCCTGTTGGTTACATTTGTTTTGTTTGGGCATTGGATGGAAATGAAGTCGCGTCGAGGAACCTCGGATTCTCTAAGGGCCTTGTTTGATTTAGTTCCTCCGCAAGCGCGGGTTTTACGGGCTGGCAAAGAAGTTATGATCCAAAGTGCCGAAATTGTTGAAGGAGACACGGTAATCCTGAAGCCTGGCGATAAAATTCCGGTTGACGGTGAAGTGACCGAAGGGGAGTCTTCTATCGATGAATCGCTGGTAACGGGTGAATCAATTCCGGTAACGAAAAAAATCGGCGACAAAGTCATTGGGGGAGCAATTAATTTAACAGGAGCGATTAAATTTAAAGCGGTAAAAGTCGGAAGTGACACTGTTTTGGCGCAGATTATAAAAATGGTGGAGACCGCCCAAAACTCAAAAGCGCCAGGGCAAAGAATTGCGGACAAGGCCGCGGCGTGGTTGGTGGTATTGGCGATCGGTTCCGGCATCGCCACTTTTTTCGGTTGGTATTTTATCGCTGGCGCAACTTTAATGACAGCACTCACATTTGCCGTTTCTGCGGTTGTGATTGCTTGTCCGGACGCTTTGGGGTTAGCTACCCCTACGGCGGTGGCGGTGGGGACGGGGATTGGCGCCAAGCATAATATTTTAATTAAAGACGCGGCAACGTTGGAAAATACCTCCAAATTAACAGCGATTGTTTTGGACAAAACCGGTACGCTGACTGAAGGTAAACCGCAGGTAACGGAAATTGTGGCGCGTCAAGGACTTGCAGTGGAAGAAATGTTGTCTTTTGCCGCAGTGGCGGAACAAAACTCCAATCACCCAATCAGTGCGGCTATAATTGAAGAAGCAAAAAAACGTAAAGTTGAAATGAATAGAAAAGTGGAAAATTTTAATTCCATTGGCGGCTACGGCATTGCGGTGACAATTGATGGGCGAACGGTATTGGCCGGAACGGAGCGTCTGATGGAAAAAAACGGGGTTGATGTTTTGTCACTTAAGGCGGAGATGGATCGTTTGGCAAATGGCGGTAATACAATCAGTATTCTCGCGTTGGATGGCGAAATTGCGGGCGTGATTGGAGTTGCCGATAAAATTAAATCGACGGCAAAATCCGCCGTGACTCAATTGCAAAAAATGGGGATTGATGTGGTAATGATTACGGGAGATCTGGAAGCAGTGGCAAAAAAAGTTGCCGTTGAATTGAATATTCAACGCTACTTCGCCCAAGTGCTACCGGGTGATAAAGCAAAACACGTTAAGCAACTGCAAGGGGAAGGAAAATTTGTCGCGATGGTGGGGGACGGGATTAATGACGCGCCGGCCTTGGCACAAGCCGATATCGGCATTGCCATTGGTGCGGGAACGGATGTGGCGATAGAAACGGCCAATATTGTTTTAATGAAGTCTGATCCGGCAGACATTGTTTCGGCGATTATTCTAAGCAAAGCGACGGTGACAAAAATGAAGCAGAATCTATTTTGGGCGGCGATTTATAATATCCTGGCTATTCCTGTTGCGGCGGGTGTATTTTATTCATCGTTTGGCATTTCGTTACGGCCCGAAGTTGCCGCGTTGTTAATGTCCGCCTCCTCGATTATTGTGGCTAGTAACGCCGTGCTACTTAAGCGTGTCGAAAAAAAGCTGGGAAAGTAA